In Bacillus toyonensis BCT-7112, a single window of DNA contains:
- a CDS encoding Rrf2 family transcriptional regulator: MKISSRFSIAVHILSILKNNPSSLCTSDYMAESVNTNPVVIRKIMSYLKQAGFVYVNRGPGGAGLLKDLHEITLLDVYHAVNVVEEDKLFHIHEQPNPDCPIGANIQVVLEVILIQAQSAMEEVLKNISMEQLFESLQEKMNA, from the coding sequence ATGAAAATTAGTAGCCGCTTTTCTATAGCTGTTCATATTTTATCTATTTTGAAAAACAATCCATCTTCACTTTGTACTTCAGACTATATGGCTGAAAGTGTAAATACAAATCCGGTAGTAATCCGTAAAATTATGTCGTACTTGAAACAAGCTGGATTTGTTTACGTAAATCGCGGGCCAGGTGGTGCGGGATTATTAAAGGATTTACATGAAATCACATTGTTAGATGTGTATCATGCAGTGAACGTAGTCGAAGAAGACAAGCTATTTCATATTCACGAGCAACCAAATCCAGATTGTCCAATTGGAGCGAATATTCAAGTGGTGTTAGAAGTTATATTAATTCAAGCACAATCCGCGATGGAAGAAGTTTTGAAAAATATTTCGATGGAGCAGTTGTTTGAATCTTTACAAGAGAAAATGAATGCTTAA
- a CDS encoding DsbA family oxidoreductase: protein MTVKMKVYSDFICPFCFLAKGPLDEVVKEKDVEIEWMPFELRPSPYSKIDPWNEPEKLGSWDAFILPTAKKLGIDMRLPRVSPHPYTHLAFEGCQFAKERGLGNEYHHRVFTAFFQEEQNIEDIDVLTKLAVEVGLPEAEFKDALVTRKYKEKHQEAIQHAYDEANIMAVPTVMIGDEVIQGLASKETLERVIDKEIEKDKTNSFEGVQCNTDGYC from the coding sequence ATGACTGTAAAAATGAAAGTATACTCAGACTTTATATGTCCGTTTTGTTTTTTAGCAAAAGGTCCATTAGATGAGGTAGTGAAAGAGAAAGATGTAGAGATTGAATGGATGCCATTTGAATTACGTCCAAGTCCATATTCAAAAATAGACCCATGGAATGAGCCAGAAAAATTAGGTTCATGGGATGCTTTCATTCTTCCGACAGCGAAGAAGTTAGGAATTGATATGCGTTTGCCACGTGTTTCCCCACATCCATATACGCATTTAGCTTTCGAAGGATGTCAATTTGCGAAAGAACGTGGACTAGGTAATGAGTATCATCACCGCGTATTCACAGCATTTTTCCAAGAAGAGCAAAACATTGAAGATATTGATGTGTTAACAAAATTAGCGGTAGAAGTAGGACTTCCTGAGGCGGAATTTAAAGATGCTTTAGTAACTCGTAAATATAAAGAAAAGCATCAAGAAGCAATTCAGCACGCATATGATGAAGCGAATATTATGGCTGTTCCAACTGTCATGATTGGAGATGAAGTCATTCAAGGGCTTGCTAGTAAAGAAACACTAGAAAGGGTCATTGATAAAGAAATTGAAAAGGATAAAACAAATTCATTTGAAGGTGTGCAATGTAATACCGATGGATATTGCTAA
- a CDS encoding nitroreductase family protein, whose amino-acid sequence MSATTTNLKEAIVNRRSIRKVTKNDAITKERIEEVLKTALHAPTSFNMQSSRMVVLMDGEHEKFWDIVKETLRSRVPAENFEATVERLKGFHTGVGTVLFFEDQATVEKMQENAPLYKDQFPFWSHQGNAMLQHTVWMLLSAEGIGASLQHYNPIVDADVKETWNIPAEWSLVGQMPFGEPNEQPAERTFLPTEDVVKFY is encoded by the coding sequence ATGTCAGCAACTACAACAAATTTAAAAGAAGCAATCGTGAACCGTCGTTCAATTCGTAAAGTAACAAAAAACGATGCGATTACGAAAGAAAGAATTGAAGAAGTGTTAAAAACAGCTTTACACGCACCAACATCTTTTAATATGCAAAGTAGCCGTATGGTTGTATTAATGGATGGAGAGCATGAAAAGTTTTGGGATATCGTAAAAGAAACGCTTAGATCACGCGTACCAGCAGAAAACTTTGAAGCGACTGTAGAAAGACTAAAAGGTTTCCATACAGGTGTAGGTACAGTTTTATTCTTTGAAGACCAAGCAACTGTAGAAAAAATGCAAGAAAATGCACCGTTATATAAAGATCAATTCCCATTCTGGTCTCATCAAGGTAATGCAATGTTACAACATACTGTGTGGATGCTATTATCTGCTGAAGGAATTGGCGCATCGCTGCAACATTACAACCCAATCGTAGATGCTGATGTAAAAGAAACTTGGAACATTCCAGCAGAGTGGAGCTTAGTAGGTCAAATGCCATTTGGTGAACCAAATGAACAGCCAGCAGAAAGAACATTCTTACCTACTGAAGATGTAGTGAAATTTTATTAA
- a CDS encoding amidase family protein gives MKKWVKITLSIAGGIVLLVCAGGYYVYKNYFPKEPERIVYDKDRVLKPIHNQLKGINIDNVKIKEKAVVNATVDELQNMVDDGKLSYEELTSIYLFRIQEHDQNGISLNAVTEINPNAIEQARKLDKERSLNKKSNLYGIPVIVKDNVQTAKVMPTSAGTFVLKDWVADEDATIVKKLKEEGAFVLGKANMSEWANYLSFTMPSGYSGKKGQNLNPYGPITFDTSGSSSGSATVVAADFAPLAIGTETTGSIVAPATQQSVVGLRPSLGMVSRAGIIPLAEALDTAGPMARTVKDAATLFNTMVGYDEKDAMTEKMKDRDRIDYTNDLSIDGLKGKKIGILFSVDQQDENRKAVAEKIRKDIQDAGAILTDDIQLSSEGVDNLQTLEYEFKHNVNDYLSKQKNVPVKSLEEIIAFNKKDSKRRMKYGQTLIEGSEKSAITKDEFEKVVQTSQENARKELDRYLVEKGLDALVMINNDEVLLSAVAGYPELAVPAGYDKNGEPVGVVFVGRQFGEKELFNIGYAYEQQSKNRRSPKI, from the coding sequence ATGAAAAAGTGGGTAAAGATAACGTTGTCTATCGCCGGAGGTATTGTCCTATTGGTATGTGCCGGTGGATATTACGTGTATAAAAATTATTTTCCAAAGGAACCAGAGCGTATTGTATATGATAAAGACAGAGTGTTAAAGCCGATACATAACCAGCTTAAAGGGATCAACATAGATAATGTAAAGATAAAAGAAAAAGCAGTTGTAAATGCAACTGTGGATGAACTTCAAAATATGGTCGATGATGGAAAATTATCATATGAAGAATTAACGAGTATTTATCTCTTTAGAATACAAGAACATGACCAAAATGGAATATCATTAAATGCTGTTACAGAGATTAATCCAAATGCAATAGAGCAAGCACGAAAGTTAGATAAAGAGAGGTCGTTAAATAAAAAATCGAACTTATACGGCATTCCTGTCATCGTAAAAGATAATGTACAAACTGCAAAAGTGATGCCGACAAGCGCAGGCACTTTTGTATTAAAAGATTGGGTTGCAGATGAAGATGCCACGATTGTGAAGAAGTTGAAAGAAGAGGGGGCATTTGTTTTAGGTAAAGCAAATATGTCTGAATGGGCGAATTATTTATCTTTTACAATGCCAAGTGGATATAGCGGGAAGAAAGGGCAAAATTTAAATCCGTACGGTCCAATTACATTTGATACATCAGGATCCAGTTCGGGGTCTGCTACAGTGGTTGCGGCAGATTTTGCACCGCTTGCAATTGGGACAGAAACGACGGGATCTATTGTCGCACCAGCGACGCAGCAATCTGTAGTTGGGTTACGTCCATCGTTAGGTATGGTTAGCAGAGCTGGCATTATCCCATTAGCTGAAGCACTTGATACTGCAGGGCCAATGGCAAGAACGGTAAAAGACGCGGCAACGTTATTTAATACAATGGTAGGTTATGATGAAAAAGATGCTATGACAGAAAAAATGAAAGATAGAGATAGAATAGATTATACGAATGATTTATCAATAGATGGATTAAAAGGAAAAAAGATAGGGATTCTTTTTTCTGTAGATCAACAAGATGAAAATAGAAAAGCAGTAGCAGAAAAGATTAGAAAAGACATTCAAGATGCCGGTGCGATATTGACTGATGATATTCAGTTAAGTAGCGAGGGTGTAGATAATCTGCAAACATTAGAATATGAGTTCAAACATAATGTTAACGACTATCTTTCGAAGCAAAAAAATGTGCCTGTAAAATCGTTAGAAGAGATTATAGCGTTTAATAAAAAAGATAGTAAAAGAAGAATGAAATATGGACAAACATTAATTGAGGGCTCTGAAAAATCTGCTATAACGAAAGATGAATTTGAAAAAGTAGTTCAAACGAGTCAAGAAAATGCAAGGAAAGAGCTAGATAGATATTTAGTAGAAAAAGGATTGGACGCTTTAGTCATGATTAATAACGATGAAGTTCTTTTATCAGCTGTAGCTGGTTATCCTGAATTAGCGGTACCAGCAGGCTATGATAAAAATGGAGAGCCAGTAGGTGTTGTATTTGTCGGGAGGCAGTTTGGTGAAAAAGAACTTTTCAATATTGGATATGCGTATGAACAACAGTCTAAAAATAGACGTTCTCCTAAAATATAG
- a CDS encoding AI-2E family transporter, producing MNEVKNFFRSRGFQRFIVLIILAFVLYGLKSMINLILITFILTFLMDRFQRFISKKLKVNRKIVIACLYIILVSFIGTTLYKYLPVLTIQISQLIYQFKLFFQNPPDNEIIKYALSTINGMEVSKYIEQGVDVIYQSIANIGKVSLQILLSLILSLFFLLEKERIITFTSKFKESKLKIFYEEIAYFGERFARSFGKVIEAQFLIAVVNCILTVIALIVLGFPQLLVLAVMIFLLGLIPVAGVIISLFPLCIIAYNVGGVMYVLYILVFITVIHALESYFLNPKFMSAKTNLPVFYTFMILIFSEHFLGIWGLIIGIPIFIFLLDVLDVNNDKLIKSNK from the coding sequence ATGAATGAAGTGAAAAATTTTTTTCGAAGTAGAGGGTTTCAACGGTTTATCGTTTTAATAATATTAGCGTTTGTATTATACGGATTAAAAAGTATGATCAATTTAATATTAATTACGTTTATACTGACATTTTTAATGGATCGGTTTCAACGTTTTATTTCAAAGAAATTGAAAGTGAATCGAAAAATTGTTATCGCATGTTTGTATATAATATTAGTTTCCTTTATCGGCACGACATTGTATAAATATTTGCCTGTGCTAACGATACAAATTTCACAATTGATTTATCAATTTAAACTGTTTTTTCAAAATCCACCGGATAATGAGATCATTAAATATGCACTTTCGACAATTAATGGAATGGAAGTATCAAAATATATAGAACAAGGTGTAGATGTCATCTATCAATCGATAGCGAATATAGGAAAGGTGAGTTTACAAATATTATTGTCTCTAATATTAAGCTTATTTTTCTTATTAGAAAAAGAGCGTATTATTACATTTACTTCTAAGTTTAAAGAGAGTAAACTAAAGATTTTTTATGAGGAGATTGCATATTTTGGTGAAAGGTTTGCAAGGTCGTTCGGTAAAGTAATTGAAGCACAATTTTTAATTGCAGTTGTAAATTGTATCCTGACTGTCATTGCATTAATCGTTTTAGGATTTCCACAGCTTCTCGTATTAGCTGTTATGATTTTCTTATTAGGGTTGATTCCTGTTGCCGGCGTAATCATTTCACTGTTTCCACTTTGTATCATTGCCTATAACGTAGGTGGGGTTATGTACGTTTTGTACATACTAGTGTTCATTACAGTGATTCACGCTCTTGAAAGTTATTTTTTAAATCCAAAATTTATGTCTGCAAAAACGAATTTGCCTGTCTTTTATACATTTATGATTCTCATCTTTTCAGAGCACTTCCTCGGAATATGGGGGCTTATTATCGGGATACCGATCTTTATCTTTTTATTAGATGTACTTGACGTAAATAATGATAAATTGATTAAAAGCAATAAGTGA
- a CDS encoding YesK family protein, with translation MDDSWTIVILLLAVASLILFLFLIIRTLFPTKKYDKNLGLILIILSLLAIPISMFLIGGWAGMGIGIIAVLIFAAVIIALIANKFIKLPPPKKNKK, from the coding sequence ATGGATGATTCTTGGACAATTGTCATCCTCTTACTAGCTGTAGCGTCATTAATACTTTTTCTCTTTTTAATCATCAGAACGCTATTTCCAACTAAAAAATATGATAAGAATCTCGGGTTGATCCTTATTATTTTAAGCTTATTAGCAATACCGATAAGTATGTTCCTTATAGGAGGATGGGCAGGTATGGGGATTGGCATAATCGCGGTCCTTATTTTTGCTGCTGTTATTATAGCTTTAATTGCAAATAAATTTATAAAACTACCTCCTCCAAAAAAAAATAAGAAATAA
- a CDS encoding L-lactate dehydrogenase produces MKKGINRVVLVGTGAVGCSYAYCMINQAVAEEFVLVDVNEAKAEGEAMDLSHAVPFAPAPTRVWKGSYEDCKDADLVVITAGLPQKPGETRLDLVEKNAKIFKQIVRSIMDSGFDGIFLIATNPVDILTYVTWKESGLPKERVIGSGTTLDSARFRYMLGEYFDIGPHNIHAYIIGEHGDTELPVWSHVSVGIQKLQTLLDKDNTYTQEDLDKIFINVRDAAYHIIERKGATYYGIGMSLLRVTKAILNDENSVLTVSAYLEGQYGQKDVYIGVPAVLNRGGVREILEVELSEDEELKFDHSVQVLKETMAPVL; encoded by the coding sequence ATGAAAAAAGGTATTAACCGTGTTGTATTAGTAGGAACAGGTGCAGTTGGATGTAGCTATGCTTACTGCATGATTAACCAAGCTGTAGCTGAAGAATTTGTTTTAGTTGATGTAAATGAAGCAAAAGCCGAAGGAGAAGCAATGGATTTAAGTCACGCTGTTCCATTTGCACCAGCTCCAACTAGAGTATGGAAAGGTAGCTACGAAGATTGTAAAGATGCTGATCTTGTAGTCATTACAGCTGGATTACCACAAAAGCCAGGTGAAACACGTTTAGATTTAGTTGAGAAAAACGCTAAAATCTTTAAACAAATCGTTCGCAGTATTATGGATAGCGGATTTGATGGCATCTTCTTAATCGCAACAAACCCTGTAGATATTTTAACGTACGTTACTTGGAAAGAATCTGGTTTACCAAAAGAACGAGTAATCGGTTCTGGTACAACGCTTGACTCTGCTCGTTTCCGCTATATGTTAGGTGAGTACTTCGACATTGGTCCACACAACATTCATGCTTATATTATCGGAGAACATGGTGATACAGAACTTCCAGTATGGAGTCACGTATCAGTTGGTATTCAAAAACTACAAACGCTTCTTGATAAAGACAACACATACACACAAGAAGATTTAGACAAAATTTTCATAAATGTTCGTGATGCAGCCTACCATATTATTGAGCGCAAAGGTGCAACTTATTATGGTATTGGTATGTCACTTCTACGTGTTACAAAAGCTATTTTAAACGACGAAAATAGCGTATTAACAGTTTCAGCATACTTAGAAGGTCAATACGGTCAAAAAGATGTTTATATCGGCGTACCTGCTGTTTTAAATCGTGGCGGTGTTCGTGAAATTTTAGAAGTAGAATTAAGTGAAGACGAAGAATTAAAATTCGATCACTCTGTTCAAGTGTTGAAAGAAACAATGGCTCCCGTTCTTTAA
- a CDS encoding flavin monoamine oxidase family protein, producing the protein MGNPLSMEQMLQIVHEGLAKTNNPKQITVAGAGISGLVAGSLLKEAGHEVTIIEANNRIGGRVYTIREPFSAGLYFNAGPMRIPDTHELTLAYIRKFKLPLNLFINKTFADIIYTNHIQTRLNVFEYDPSILEYPVLDKERGKTAEELMLEVLEPILNYIKKDPNKNWFIVEKKYKTYSLGLFLMEYYSDGAIDMIGVLLDMEAYMGMSLIEVLREMIFFTSTAKYYEITGGMDALPNAFLPQLKDNIFMSYKVEKIIQEDNKVMLQVKHEQTLDPFTITSDIAIITIPFSALRFVEVQPFHLFTYFKRRAIRELNYIAATKIAIEFKSRFWERVGQYGGKSITDLPIRFTYYPSYGIQSPGAAIVIASYTWADEALTWDSLPHRERIRYALKNLAQIYGNVVYSEFITGESFSWSKNTYSCGAFTAFEPGQELELFPYIASPAGNVHFAGEHTTLTHGWMQGAIESGIRVAHEVNEK; encoded by the coding sequence ATGGGGAATCCATTATCGATGGAACAAATGCTTCAAATTGTTCATGAAGGGCTTGCCAAAACGAATAACCCCAAACAAATTACAGTTGCCGGTGCAGGGATTTCTGGATTAGTTGCAGGTTCTTTATTGAAAGAGGCTGGACATGAAGTAACGATTATAGAAGCAAATAACAGAATAGGTGGCAGGGTGTATACGATTCGTGAACCGTTTAGTGCGGGTTTATACTTTAATGCAGGACCGATGAGAATTCCTGATACGCATGAGTTAACTTTAGCGTATATTCGTAAATTTAAACTACCGTTAAACCTTTTTATAAATAAAACTTTTGCAGATATCATTTATACGAATCATATTCAAACGAGATTGAATGTGTTTGAATATGATCCAAGTATACTTGAATATCCGGTTTTGGATAAAGAAAGAGGAAAAACGGCAGAAGAGCTAATGCTTGAAGTATTAGAACCAATACTAAATTATATTAAGAAGGATCCTAATAAAAACTGGTTTATCGTTGAAAAAAAGTATAAAACGTATTCGCTTGGTTTATTTTTAATGGAGTATTATTCGGATGGAGCAATAGATATGATTGGTGTACTTCTTGATATGGAAGCATATATGGGAATGTCTTTAATTGAAGTATTACGGGAAATGATTTTTTTTACTTCAACGGCGAAATATTACGAGATAACGGGCGGGATGGATGCATTACCAAATGCATTTTTACCACAGCTAAAGGATAATATTTTTATGTCCTATAAAGTAGAAAAAATAATACAAGAAGATAATAAAGTGATGCTGCAAGTAAAACATGAACAAACGTTAGATCCATTTACAATAACAAGTGATATTGCTATTATCACAATTCCGTTTTCGGCGTTACGATTTGTAGAAGTTCAGCCATTTCATTTATTCACTTATTTTAAAAGACGAGCAATTCGTGAATTAAATTATATTGCTGCAACTAAAATTGCGATAGAGTTCAAAAGTAGATTTTGGGAAAGAGTCGGGCAGTATGGTGGGAAATCTATTACGGATTTACCGATACGTTTTACATATTATCCGAGCTATGGCATTCAGTCACCAGGGGCAGCTATCGTTATAGCAAGTTATACGTGGGCGGATGAGGCTTTAACATGGGATAGTCTCCCGCATAGAGAGCGTATTCGTTACGCATTGAAAAATTTAGCGCAAATATATGGGAATGTAGTCTATAGTGAGTTTATAACAGGGGAATCTTTTAGCTGGAGTAAGAATACGTATTCTTGCGGAGCATTTACAGCTTTTGAACCAGGCCAAGAGCTAGAATTATTTCCTTATATTGCGTCGCCGGCTGGAAACGTACACTTTGCAGGAGAACATACAACGTTGACACATGGGTGGATGCAGGGAGCGATTGAGTCTGGAATTAGAGTTGCTCATGAAGTAAATGAAAAGTGA
- a CDS encoding CobW family GTP-binding protein — MNKVEIHILGGFLGSGKSTLLQNLLVAEKKKNRKVAVLMNEIGEYSVDTDIIGKENVLRELLKGCICCTLKEELEIQLHSLYQQERPDVIYIETTGVAHPIEVLDACVSPILAPFLEVKSIVVVLDAVRWLNRSILSANVQQLLHEQMKFSSHLLINKSDLLTEEDKNKVLEEVKAINNHAKLFETKYCNISLDDIEEAEFVSAGEHETLHVKQHLHIQTMTYQFTKSIDQDKLYEWLSNLPDSIYRVKGFVKFHGDKYPHLFQYSFGVPTLLEQDFGFPTNLVVIGEGLDKKQLVEGLEKVENN, encoded by the coding sequence ATGAATAAAGTGGAAATTCATATATTAGGTGGTTTTTTAGGTAGTGGAAAATCAACATTATTACAAAATTTATTAGTAGCGGAGAAGAAGAAGAATAGAAAAGTTGCTGTTTTAATGAATGAAATTGGTGAATACTCAGTAGATACAGATATTATTGGTAAAGAGAATGTGTTAAGAGAATTACTAAAAGGATGTATTTGTTGTACGTTAAAGGAAGAACTTGAAATACAATTGCATTCATTATATCAGCAAGAAAGACCAGATGTAATTTACATAGAAACAACAGGCGTCGCACATCCAATTGAAGTGTTAGATGCATGTGTATCACCAATTTTAGCACCTTTCTTAGAAGTGAAATCAATTGTAGTCGTTTTAGATGCAGTAAGATGGTTAAATCGAAGTATATTAAGTGCAAATGTGCAACAGTTACTGCATGAGCAAATGAAATTTAGTAGTCACCTTCTTATTAATAAATCAGATTTACTAACAGAAGAAGATAAGAACAAAGTACTTGAAGAAGTGAAAGCAATAAATAATCATGCGAAATTGTTTGAAACAAAATATTGTAATATATCTTTAGATGATATAGAAGAAGCTGAATTTGTGAGTGCTGGGGAACACGAGACACTTCATGTTAAACAGCATTTACATATACAAACGATGACGTATCAATTTACGAAATCGATTGATCAAGACAAATTATATGAATGGCTTTCGAATTTACCAGATAGTATTTATCGAGTGAAAGGTTTTGTGAAATTCCATGGAGATAAATACCCTCATCTATTCCAATATTCGTTTGGCGTACCAACTTTACTAGAGCAAGATTTTGGTTTCCCGACAAACTTGGTAGTAATCGGGGAAGGGCTAGATAAGAAACAATTGGTTGAAGGGTTAGAAAAGGTAGAAAATAATTAA
- a CDS encoding substrate-binding domain-containing protein produces MSMKKRKWLKTMFTGCVLGSLLITAACSGKKTSTEDEKTIKVGVLASLTGPLESYGKQTVNGFELGLDYATGGTGKVEGKKIKFVVEDTETKADVAVKKATKLLEEEKVDFLVGSSSSSDTLAVLPLAEEYEKIMVVEPAVADSITGKNWNKYIFRTGRSSSQDAIAGAAAIAKKDVKIATFAPDNAFGREGIAAFKAGAKKLGANIVNEQYADTNSTDFTANIQNIISSKPDYLFIVWAGANSPWKQLKDMNVEAQGIKVSTGAPDIPALKTMDALVGMQGFSVYYHALPKNKVNDWLVEEHKKRFNGAVPDLFTAGGMSAAISIVEALKKTNGDTDVNTLIKKMEGMEFDTPKGKMKFREKDHQAMQTLYSITLKKQDGVDYPVPVLERELTMKETEPPVQNK; encoded by the coding sequence ATGTCGATGAAAAAACGTAAGTGGCTAAAAACGATGTTTACTGGTTGTGTTTTAGGTTCGTTATTAATAACGGCAGCTTGTTCAGGAAAGAAAACAAGTACAGAGGATGAAAAAACGATTAAGGTAGGGGTTCTTGCATCATTAACAGGTCCATTAGAATCGTATGGAAAGCAAACAGTGAACGGATTTGAATTAGGGTTAGACTATGCAACTGGTGGAACAGGAAAAGTGGAAGGGAAAAAAATTAAGTTTGTAGTAGAAGATACGGAAACGAAAGCCGATGTAGCGGTAAAGAAAGCTACGAAATTATTAGAAGAAGAGAAAGTTGATTTCTTAGTCGGATCGTCTAGTTCAAGTGATACGTTAGCGGTTTTACCACTTGCTGAAGAATATGAAAAAATTATGGTTGTAGAACCGGCAGTTGCTGATAGTATTACCGGGAAGAACTGGAATAAATATATTTTTAGAACTGGAAGAAGTTCCTCACAAGATGCGATTGCAGGAGCAGCAGCAATTGCGAAAAAAGATGTAAAGATTGCGACGTTTGCTCCAGATAACGCTTTTGGTCGTGAAGGGATTGCGGCATTTAAAGCGGGTGCGAAAAAATTAGGAGCAAACATTGTAAACGAGCAATACGCTGACACGAATTCAACAGATTTTACGGCAAATATTCAAAATATCATTAGCTCAAAACCAGATTACTTATTTATCGTTTGGGCAGGGGCAAATTCACCTTGGAAACAGTTGAAAGATATGAATGTGGAAGCGCAAGGTATTAAAGTCTCTACTGGTGCACCGGATATACCAGCATTAAAAACGATGGATGCATTAGTAGGAATGCAAGGTTTTTCTGTTTATTATCATGCACTTCCAAAAAATAAGGTGAATGACTGGTTAGTTGAAGAACATAAAAAAAGATTTAATGGTGCAGTACCAGATTTATTTACAGCAGGAGGAATGTCAGCGGCAATTTCCATTGTGGAAGCATTAAAGAAAACAAATGGTGATACAGATGTAAATACATTGATTAAGAAAATGGAAGGAATGGAATTTGATACACCGAAAGGAAAGATGAAATTTAGAGAGAAAGACCACCAAGCGATGCAGACGCTATATTCTATCACGTTGAAAAAGCAAGATGGTGTTGATTATCCGGTACCAGTGTTAGAGCGAGAATTAACGATGAAAGAGACAGAACCACCAGTTCAAAATAAATAG
- a CDS encoding ABC transporter ATP-binding protein, which yields MTHLLETKNLCVSFGDHHVIKDVNLTVQKGKLISIIGPNGAGKTTLFNLLSGQISPTKGEVYFKGKEITKLSISDRTRLGIGRSFQLTNIFPELTVLENVRLSVQSFVQDYYSFFPNVAKLKQQTGEARRLLKTVLLHEKEGVLAKDLAHGEKRKLELAMLLALKTDVLLLDEPTAGISVEEVPAILQVIENIKKHPESTIVLIEHKMDMVLGLSDHLIVLFHGELLAEGLPEEMMKDERVQSAYLGGLYSGSITSE from the coding sequence GTGACACATTTGTTAGAGACGAAAAATCTTTGTGTATCTTTTGGTGACCATCATGTTATTAAAGATGTTAATTTAACGGTACAAAAGGGAAAGCTCATTTCAATTATTGGACCGAATGGTGCCGGCAAGACAACGTTATTTAACTTACTAAGTGGACAAATTTCTCCGACGAAAGGTGAAGTGTATTTTAAAGGAAAAGAGATTACAAAATTATCGATTTCAGACCGAACAAGATTAGGAATCGGGCGCTCTTTTCAGCTTACAAATATATTCCCAGAGTTAACGGTACTTGAAAATGTACGTTTAAGTGTTCAATCATTCGTTCAAGATTATTACAGTTTTTTCCCGAATGTAGCTAAGTTAAAGCAGCAAACTGGAGAGGCGAGACGTCTTTTAAAAACAGTGCTACTTCATGAGAAAGAGGGGGTATTAGCAAAAGATTTAGCTCACGGGGAAAAAAGAAAGTTAGAGCTTGCTATGTTATTAGCATTAAAGACAGATGTATTACTGCTTGATGAGCCAACTGCGGGTATTTCAGTTGAGGAAGTTCCGGCTATTTTACAAGTGATTGAAAATATTAAAAAACATCCAGAGAGCACAATCGTACTCATCGAACACAAAATGGATATGGTACTAGGTTTGTCGGACCATCTTATCGTTTTATTTCATGGCGAGTTATTAGCGGAAGGGTTACCAGAAGAAATGATGAAAGATGAGCGTGTACAAAGTGCTTATTTAGGGGGATTATATAGTGGCTCTATTACAAGTGAATAA